CTCCTCGGTTTCTTCCTGTTCTTCTTGGGGCAGCGACTCAGCCGCACTCGAGCACCCCACATTATTGACGTCACCCTCATCTGTTCGCGGGGCCTCCTCCCCCAAAAGTTCACCATTAAgatccctttccccttcgaTTTCATTGCACTGGGGGATGACTTCGACTAACTtcccagaaaaaaaatttgccTGGTCTTCAGCTGCGGCATCACCCAACTCATCGGCGGCAGCTTCAGTCGCCGTTTCCGCTAGTCCTGACATAGCTCCTGCTGCCAATCCTTCAGCGTCTCCTCCTGCCAGTCCTCCGAGAGCATCGCTTTCCGCCTCATCCTTCGCCACACCCGTTGATGCGCCCTCACGCAGGCTCGCCAACCTACTCCCAGGTGAGACGGCGGCGTTGGAGCCCGGGCTCCGTGCATTCTTTGCGGAAGACAGTGCAGTGGTGCTCATTGCCTCAGACTTTCTTTCCACTTCCTTTAAACACAGTCTATTGCCTTTGCGCTACACCAGTCTTAGTTAGGTATGTGCAATGATATCGTAGCCCTCAGTGCGTATCTGGTTTTGCAGTTGAGGGGTCGTTCTCGCTTAGTTGTATTGTTCGCTTGTTAATTGGTCACTTATCACTTTCTAACATTGATAAATGGAACCCCAATGGTGAAGCAGTGTGGTACCAGTAAACAAACATCAGAAAAGagttgaaagaaaagaggtaaCGGAaattaaagggggaaaaacagaaacataGAAGGAGAcccccaaaaaagggaagcagCAAATAACTGCAGCAAACGGACAGGCAGGTGCTAGACAGGCAAGCACCTCCCTCCTCTGGAGACGGTTCAACATGGATCACTTACAcacatttttcctcttcgacTTTATCACGCTCAATtcgttttgtgctttttccaGGGGtataaaggaaaggaaaacacaagAAGTGCAGTGTCATCTGAAATTGTCAATATGAAAtgaaatcaaaacaacaaaacaaaaaagaaaggtaaagTAAAAGgcaaagtaagaaaaaagaaaaaagaaNNNNNNNNNNNNNNNNNNNNNNNNNNNNNNNNNNNNNNNNNNNNNNNNNNNNNNNNNNNNNNNNNNNNNNNNNNNNNNNNNNNNNNNNNNNNNNNNNNNNGTCTTCGCCCACACGTAGGTAATCTCAAGGGTCTTGTTTACCCTCTACCGTATTACGCAATGTGGCGTGGTAATCACAACAAATACACATATAACAAAAGCACTGTGTGTCTCTGGGGAGAAGGCGATACCCGTTCCATGTACCATCAACATTATGCTCATGCAAAGGGCCCGACGGACTACGGGCGTGGTGGAAGAGAATTTGAATACCTTACAGTGAAGCGTGGTAAGATGTTACAGAAACCGCTACCGCGGGTGCAATACGTGGCGGAAGGGTCCAAGCCGGTGTGGCTCTTCAAGTCGTGGCATACGCCTCTCAGCTCATCAAGCATGTGGGAACGAGAGGTTCAGTACGCCGAGCATACACCAGAACATATTGGTGCCAAGCGGCCGCTTGCAGTAGTCGCACCACGTACAATGCATCGCTACCTGTTTCTTATGCATATGGAAAAGGTGACCATTACTGTATCCCCTCTGTTGTTTGGTTATGGTCACACCATACAGAAAGCTGTGTTGGATTTCTACCGCCGTGCTATTAGAGGGCGCTCTCCATTCCCAAAGGATAAagtgtttctcttttatgCCATTGATCACATTACACCTCGTATTGAAGTGACATGGCTGGATGGGACGTCATATGTTCCACCTGTGTTGGAGGGTGCAAGTTCGCAAGACCTCATTCAGATGGTGATGGAAGAGGCTTGGTTGGCTGCAGATCGCATGGCTGCGGAAGGCCGTGTGCTCAATCCGTTAGCAATTGACGATTATAAGTGGGACCAGTTGGTTGTGTTTAAAAAGGTACGGGATAAGGAAGCGAGCAAGGGTGGTGGCAGAAAGAAGTAAGGGATAGGAATTTGTTTGGGTTAGGGGTGGTGGCACCGTGAccgatttttattttccagtTGTGGTTGCTGTTTTATGGTACCTCACTtactcctttcctttaattCACAGCTCTTACCGTAGTGTAACTCCTTGTTTTTGCACTTTACGCCAGGTGTGGATGTTGAGTGTTACATTGGGTTGGTCATTGCCATGCTGATATACATGTGTGTTTTCATTGATAGTTCATACGGATACtaatatcttttcttttcatttacgTTATCACGATATGACGGTGGTGTTTGTGCCGTTATTGTATTTTGCATCGTGTATGatcccttttcatttctctctttcctcttcttcctctatTTCACAACACTACTTTAACCTACCGGCTGACCGAAGTTTAGTGAAGAGGATTGAAACACGACAGGATtaagcaaaaggaaagaaacaggaAACAGTGTAAGGTGGAAAGGTAGAGTTGTAGGAGGGACCAAGAAAACGTGTTTGGGCGAAAGGGAAGTTGGGGATTTCTGCATTAAAGGGGAAGTAATTTTTGGCTTTACAAATTGATTTGTTGGAATCTTGTTATTGTGCAAGGTGTGTTGCAGTGTCTCTATGTTTATGATGGAGGCTAATTCTATGGGTGCTTGCCTTGTTTGTGCaatcttttccatttcttgtTGTATCTGATCTTATAGACTTCGTCTGGTTTATCCGCTAATAACGTTGTTAATGTAAATGGCAACCATGCGTCGCCCTTtcggtttaaaaaaaacgaggaaCTATATTCTTTGCCCTTGGTATTTCCATTcctcaatttttcttttctttttgtcgccTTCTCTAGGTGTAGTAAACGCACCGGACTACGCAAAATATAAGACGacggagggaaagaggaTTACCTACACGCTACACGAAAGAAAGGGCTTATCATTATCAATTTTCGTGCATTACTTTATTTATCCCCATTTCTCATTCCCCTCTTTCGTTagcacctcctcttcccctccccttgagagtgaagggaagggaggtaACGGGTGATTACCAACTGTTTTCGGTGTGACGTGGCCGATCCACCCGTGTAAGGAACCGGCTTTCACTCTGAGAGACTCTAACGTTCCCGTGTTGGGTCTAAGGAGGGAGGAAACCGGTAGCGACGGGGTATTTAAGACAACTACTTTTTTGTGGTAAAAGTGGGCTGGACGTTAGGAAGAAGACGAAGAGGAACCGTGCGTAAAAAAGGTTGCTGTGAGTGAGGTTCCGCTATAGAGGCTAAATAAGGGTGAGGAGGGTTGTACGCCCGAAGGGTAGCCGGGTGCTGTGTCACCTGCAGGGAGGAGGTGCGACTACAATTTCGTCAATAGCATCGCTAGTGTCAGTTACGTTTAGTGTAAAGGCAGAACTGTTTCTAGGGATTGGACTCCGCTAGAACAACGGAACGTGAAGAGTCGCATTTACACAACTCAGTGAGAATTGAGGGTTGAGGACCCGACGAGAAACCCACGGAGCcggggaaaagaaatcagTTGCCACAGAACGTTATTTTCATACCCACCATATACTACAGTTTTCCTTAATATATTAttgactgttttttttttttaagctACCCAACGACGTGGGTTTCGACTCCTGATAGATTGCAGCCTCTTGCTTGCAGTATTCAACGGGGATGACGTCTCAAACGTCGGCCGTCCTCGTTGCAGTGCGCGTCCGCCCGTTCAACTCCCGGGAGGCTCCTCACGAATGTACAGTTACCGTCACGGATCCGCGTACCATCACGCTGACTGATGTCGGTCAGGTTAATCGGTTTAGCACAAGTGTAAGTGGCAGTATGCAACGCCACGTCTTTACGTTCGACAAAATTTTCTGGAGTGTTCCCAGTTGTGTTCTACCACTTCCTACGACACCCAGTGGGCACAGTCAACAGATGCCGTCCGCGAGCTCCATTAGGTTATCAGTAGCGGATAGTTCTCCTTCGACacattccccctcccctacAGAGTCGCCAACGGTGCGAAGGAGTAGCAACAGCAGTGATGCAAGTGTGCCTTGTGCTGCTCCGACGGCGGAGGTTTCTGTCAGTGCAATAACATGCGTAAGACCTTCATTTCATCGCTTGCCGTGCTTTGCGCAGACCCCAAGTTGTGATGATCAGACTTCTGTCTATTCATTTATCGGCCCGCTAATGTATGACTCGGTTATGACCGGGTATAACTCATGTTTGTTTGCGTACGGTCAGACAGGGAGCGGCAAAACCTACAGCATGATTGGGCCCCATGACAGTTTTTCGGAGAAGGGCGATCAGAGAGGGATTATTCAGCGACTGTGCGAAGACCTCTTCGATATGATGAGGCGTGAGcgtgaagaggatgaaggaaTCTCTTACAACGTGGAATGTAGCTTTTTGGAGATTTATTGTGAACGCGTGCGTGATCTACTCACCCACACCACGTTTCACAGTACTAATGACGATTATTCTGCTCCTAACGTTACCACGATGGGCCCACCGTCGAATTTGCGCTCTAAAACCTCGCCGTCTCAGTCGTTGGTGCTGACACCTCGGCAAGGTTCTTCTAATCCCTCCCCTCAACTTCGAATTCGGCAGCACCCGACGCATGGACCATATGTCGAGGGTCTTTCCCATGTTAAGGTGCGTGACGTGGAAGGCGTCATGCACCAACTGACTTGTGGAATGCGAGAACGTGCCACCGCGGAAACACGTATGAACGaacacagcagcaggagccaTGCATTACTGCAACTCAATATCACACGTGTGTCGGCCGTgcgagaggaggaagctgttgTCACACGAACGCGTGTATGTAAGGTTAGTCTCGTGGATCTCGCGGGAAGTGAACGGATTTCGCAGTCAGGTGCTACAGGTGACCGCTTCGAGGAGGCTCGTAACATCAACCTATCCCTTACAACACTTACTCGTGTAATAATGCAACTCACGGACAAACAGGCGGGGAAGAACGTGGTGCCTAGTTACAGGGACAGCGCGCTCACGTGGCTTCTATCAGACAGCCTGGGTGGTAACAGCAAGACAATTATGCTTGCTACGGTGGCTCCTAGCGCGTACTGCTATCAGCAGACGCTAAATACACTTCGTTTTGCCGGCGTTGCGAAGACGGTGATCAATGTGGCCACGGTCAACGAAGACCAGCGCTTCCAGAAATTGATTACGTCCTTGAGAGAGCAGATTGTAAAGCTCACTATGCAGGTAGAGGAGGGGAGGATACTTGATCCTCAAAATAGCGAAATGAGGAAGTTGCGTCGAGATAAAGGTGAGCTGGAGACGCAGCTTGAAGCCATGCGGATAAAAGTGTCCAAAATGGTGCCCGCAACTGATTTGGAGATTCTCCGGCGACGTGTGGCAGAGACTGAGGAAGAGAACACACGACTTCACGCGGAAAAGTGCAATTTACAGCGGCAGCTTATGACCACCACGACGAATCTCCGTGAAGAGTTGATAAGGCGGCGATCGGAGATTGTTAAATTGCAGGAGATGCTCTCAAAGAAGGACGTAGAGGTGCAGGAGTGGAAGCGTCGTCACCATTCGGAAGTGTTGCGAGGCGGCAAAGCGACACCACAGTCAACTGTACAATTGTCTCGAGGTCGTGCCGCCTCTGGAGGAAGGGCAGCGTCACCCAGTGGTGCCTTCAAATTCAATAATAGCTCGAAATGTGGTATGCTCAAGACTGATGTTGCTAGTATTAGCAGTGATTCGATTGTTGAGGGAGATGCCGACTCCGGTTGCGCAGCTGTTGGCGAGCTGCAGTTTCGCAACCAACAATTAGAGCGTCGGGTAGAGAAGCTAACGGAAAGTGTGAAAGAGGAGCAGAAGCGCCGTGAAGACGTGGAAAAGGTGAATCATAATCTGCGATTTGAACTACGCGAGCTGCAGAAGCTACGTGATGCTACAAGGGGACAGTTAGAGGAGGCACAACGTCGGCTCACTGAAAAGTCTCATGCACTGGAGGCCGCAGAGAGTGATTTGGCGTCCACGCGGACGTTACTAAGTACTGAGCGGAATGGGAGCTGTGCCAGTGAAAGGGAAGCCCTACTCACCACACAGTTGGAAGACCTTCGTGTGGAGTACTTGGGGGAAAAACAGTCCAATGTGGGCCTACTAATGCGTGTGTCTCACATGGAACAacagttgtttctttcccaGCAGGAGGCAGAAATAAAGTCACGGGATGTTGGTGAGCTTGAGCAAATGCTCTTGGAGGAGACGGAGACATCTGAGCGGTACTATATTTTTCAACTTTATTACAGTGGGGAGGCCAACATATGTCACGCTTTCCATCAGAAGATCCTACTCGTTAAAAGTCTCGAACCCACAAATAGTGTTGGGGTCGTCACTGGAGTGGCACGGcgctcttccttctccgACGGGCCAAACGTGTGCGTACGAGCGCTGCGCGACTGCGAGTGTAATGAGGGATGTAAACGGCTGCTGCTAGTGGAAGAGTGGTTCAATACCGTGTTGGACCTTGCAGCGCAACGGCACGCGATGTGGAGATGGTCGGCTTCCGCGTTAAGTGACGAGATACTGTCACTGCGGATTAACTTTGCAGAGGGTgaggaaaagcagcaacgacTTCTTCGGAAGTTAGAGACTGCGGAAATTTCCCTGGAGGAGGCGATAGCGGTCAGAAATTCCGTTCAGGCGACACTCAGTACCACTGTGGAGCAGTGCGAGGAACTTAAACGACAGGTAGAGGACTTGAAGGAGGAGCTTCaggcgcagcagcagcgcaacGAGATGCTTATCACCAGAATTGCGGAGGTACAGGCAGTCCGTGACGTGTTCGGTGAACCGTCGCTGAGTGTTGACGATCCTGTTAGTGGTCTCACCTTAGATGGTAGAGGTGAGGAATACCAACGTTTTAGCCGAGGTAGTGGTGAAAGGAGTTTAGAAGATCTATCGAGTGAGATGACACTGTACAAAGAGAGGGTAGATATGTTAAGTGCCCAACTAGAAAGTGAACGCAATCGCAGTCACGATCTTCAAGTCGAGATGGAGCGTGAGTTGGAAATACGGCAGCAGGAGGTACAGCGTGTGAAGAGTAGTTGTAAGGCCTCATTGTTTGAGAGCACGCAAATTGTGCGAGAGTACGAGGCGCGGTTACAGGAATTGCAGGATGTGATTGAGACGTTGCGTACTGCCTTAGCGGAGGAGAGCAACAACGTGGACATCGCGCAGGAGGAAGTGCGGCAGGCCAAAGTAAGACACTGCACTTTGACGACTGAGCTGCATCGCGTTGTTGAAGTTAAAGAGTCGCTTGAGCGTAGGCTGGAAGACACGGAGCTTCAGTTTTCTACCATACAGCAGGAGCAACAAAAGTTAAAAAGAGAATTCTGTGAGGTGGAGCGGCGGTTGCTTGATTTAAGTCAGATGCACGAAGCGGATGTCTACCTCAACGTCAGATGTGGAGGCGAAGACAGCGAGTGGCTCGAAAAGGCAGCGCGTGAAAAGGAAGCCATTGAGCAGCAGAAGCGTTTAGTTCAAAAGCTTAACAAGGAGCTTCTGGAAGCAATAACGGAACAGAAAGCCTCTCTCCTTGATATGGATCGCCAGATTGCCCTTATGCAGCGAGGGGCGACCTCTCATAATGGTGAGGCGAACCTAACACAAGAGTCTAATGGCGGGGTAAGCCAAATCCAGGGTTGTATCGACGGGGAGGGATGATGCCGGTCTGTCGCTATGGTGCAAAATGCCTTTCCGCAACTTTTCTGAGGTGCCGTATTTGTCAGCAGATTTATGTCCTCACTCctcgcttttcttttatttcccgCGTTGCGTGTTTTGTCCTCTTTTcactctttctcttttttttttttgcagctaCGTGGGCCTAGGTCGTGAAAGTGACAAAGAGTTCCTCAGTAATTTCCGATTCGTTACATTTTCCCACTTCTTTCCTTATGTTCCAGTCGGTACACATCTTTTTTACCCTTTGGTTTGTTTACCGTGCTCGTTCAGCCTGTGTGTGCGTATTTGCATTTGGTGAGCTGGGGAGGCGGGGGCCTGGCGGTAATTTTTTCATGTAATAAAAAATGATGGAATACATAGTTCTGAGAGAAGTACAGGGTCGACAACGGGGGAGAACGAGACTTCTATGCAtaaagtttcttttttcaggGGAGTCGATTTACATTGGAGCGAAGTTGTGGTGGGGAGAAAAATGGATATGGTTAGAGTAACGATGTAAACACAAAGAAAGCACGCTTCTGCATGGCACGAAGAGTGGGTTGAAGGGTCCCATATCGTCGGTGGGTGGATTTCGAGGGTTATACGAGTCGATGAACGTGGTTGTCCGATAGTTTGTCCACTGCACTGTCAAGATATTAcagcggaagaaaagagagaagttgGAGAAAAGCGTAGTAAATTAAAGTGTAACGGAGTCAGTGATCGGGTTGTAccattactatcattattttgCTACCGCTATTACACAAGTGTCCCAGTGGTTTTCGTTTGCTATTTGATTCTTTTAGCTGTTCATCCCCCCTTCCCAAGGGGTCGCGGAAGGTCAGGTGTGGGAAGTTATCAAaactttctttgtttggtgTGAACCATGGGAGTAAAGGAGTGGTGGCGGAGCGGGGAAACAGGGAACAAGCTGTTCTCGTGTATTCCTGTTTTCTTGTCCTCTTATGGTAACGTGTGTTATTTTCGTTCTGTCAAGGCATGCGGGTGATCACAAGAATGCCCAAATACAAAGAGATGTGCACATGTACACACTCTATGCAACACTTTATTTGTGATTGCGGCCACTTCATCCAAAACCAACCGCCCCAATCGCTACACTAAAACTACCGTGTTGTGCCGGTGTATCTCACTCCTGTCAGgtcatccttttcttcctctgcaTTCTCTCCGCCTGTGGTGAGCAGTATTTCGGTGGTTGGTTATacataaacacatatatTAGAAGGTGATAACGCGGCACCGGTGGGAGTATGAAATGAAGTTCCACCTTCACAGCGTGCTCTTGATGGCACTGGACGTGGTTAAAGGGCCTTACCTCAGTTGCTTTGCACCAGTTAACCCATTTGAACAAGGAGGGGACGACCAACCTCGTGATGTACAAAGTGACGTAAACAAGGATAGCAGCAGGAACAAAGACATGTTGCACCTTCCAACGAATGCTGGCCGCTTTGAAGCATTTAGCGATGTCTTTGTGCCGAAGTCTGAGTTCTGCCGTCGCGTAATGTGCCTGGTGGAAGCTGAGTCCGGAATCCTGTACTTGTTTTATCCAGAAGAGATATCTGGTGTCCACTATGAACGAAAAACATTGCGGTACACACTGTGCTTCGCCTTTGCCGTTGACACCAATCTTGTCACGGCTACTGCAGCGACGGTAGAGCGGCTTCTCCGACCGTATAGCTTTGTCTTGACGAGAATCGTAGAAGGGCTTCGCGAAGCGGAGCAGCGCTCCGGCTACATGTCTCGCGGCCTTTCCCACAGGCTTTCTACGCATTGTCCCAGCCGTGGAGAttgccaacagcagcagtcgAAAAATGACCTGATCGGCCAGCCCTCTCGCAGTGATTTTCACGAATATGGTGGTGGGGTAAGTGCTGAAATACACAGCGTGGTAGGTACAACGTCTTTTGCTTCCCCACCAACCGGGGACGAAGCGCTCTTTAGGTATGCCAAGGGGACGTCACGGGTCAACGTTTTCTTAACACCACCTCAGGATTCCtccgggatgcagtggacaCCTCTGGAGGCGCTAATGGAGGAACTCTTCACGTTTTTAGGAACTGACCCAAAGGAGGGTGAAACTAAGTGCCCGCGACCATGGGCGACAGAAAATACCGTTTCCTTAAGGTTGTGCGAAACGTTCTTCATTCCCGTGGGTCACAGGGCGCCACCCCATCTACCCCAGCAGCACGCCCTCGATGAAGTGCCCGTTCCCGTAGCCGCGTATGAGCCGGAGGTATTTGAACACGTGGATTTAGTTATGCACGACGTTTTTAGGATTGTTGATGGGAGGCGTACAATTCGCCAAATTGTACAGGTACTCGCTGCGGAGTGCGAACGGTACGAAGACAGTGATGAGCTACTCCAAAGGCAAGGACGTATATTTTCTCCCGCAAGCAGCCAGTGTGCTATACATTCGGTATTTGCGCATTCGCTGCATCCTGTAAACTTTCCCGGAAGCAGGAGCGCCCCGGAGGTTGGCGGCCTCGCATCATCAACTGCGTCAACAAATGCACATCCCAGGGATGCCTTGAATACGCAGCGGGCAACCCCTGGGTTGTTTTCCCCGCCGTCAGCAGCAGATATATGTCTTACGTCCCCGTTCCCAAACCCAGTATGCTCTGGTACGTGCTTCAGCGCTCCCACGGTATACACGTGGTCGAGAACCCCACAGACGTCCCGGTACCTCCCCGAGTGGCAGAATGCTGAAGAAGCAGCAAACAACTCCATCAGCGACAAGCTCGGCGTTTGGTGTGAGTTGGAGTTACTGGTCGTTGAGGCTCTCCAGCACTTGGAGGTGCACAACTACGTGAAGATCATTCGACCCATTAAAATGAAGTACACCTACTTCGCAACGAACGCACTATACTCAATAATGTCCGACAGAAGCAGTCCTGCACGGCAGCTACTAGGAAAACGTATGCTTCTTGTGGAATACATGTTTCACAAAGAGAAGGGACAACGCACCGGCTTACAGGGCTCCTCAGGCAATCAGAAGCGGCTGCAAGAACTTGCTCCAGAGTACAGAAAAAATTTGGAGGGTCTCAACTCTGCAACCCGTCTTACCCCGCCACTGGCTCCACTTAGCGCACATGATAGGGGAGTTGCGGTGGATGATGAAATATCCAGGGAACAGCAGTATCATATAAAGCGGGAGCGTTCCAGCGACACTGCTTTGCCGTGTTCCACCTCACTGAGACACAGTTCTACAGAGTGTCTTCAGGATGAGGATTCATCACACGACGACGTGGATGTGACTCCAGCCGCGGCAACAAATCCAGATAGACATGAGGTGACCTACACTGAGGTTCTCATTAACATGGCAGCTGCCGCGGCTCTCTGTGCGCTCGGTAAATTCAGTGGCTCCACAATTTTCAGTGTACAGAGGGATATGCAAGGACACCCTCAGTGGTCGAATGCCTTTGCTAACTGGGAAGAAAGCTGCTGCAAATCATTGGTCGAAATAGCCATAATTAACGGTTGGCTGGTTGCTCAATCAACTGTACCATAAGTTGTTCAGACGATTGGTTACAGCAAAGGTACGGTACACTATACATTCCTGCACATCAAGGGTCACATCACGAAGGAGAGCATGTGTATGCATACCGGTTCACTGCCGCTTTGTCAAATACGTTCTGTGTTTTTGTACTAGCACCCAAACTCTTCCCTTATCTTTATCCTTCTCTCTTGCCCCAGTGTCATTTTAAGCAACAAAGACTAACCAAACAGGAATATTAATATATCTTACAAACGTTTTCACCATGCGCCGGTCTGTATATCAGCTAAGCAAGGAACTCCCAATCTCTGAGGACGAGGTTGCGTGTCTGGTGAAGAAGGTGATGCGTGAATGCCCATCAGCCTTCAATTCCCAATCCTCACGTGCTGTGATCCTCTTTGGAGAGCAACACACAAAGCTATGGAACCTAACGAAGGATAAACTAAAGGCGACAGTGAAACCCGATTCCTACAATGAGGCCGCCAAAAAGATTGATGGGTGCTTCGCCCCCGCTGCCGGTACCATATTGTTTTTTGAGGATAAAAGTGTTGTTGAAGGGCTTGTCAAGTCGTACCCCGCATACGCAGAAGGTTTCCCAGTGTGGTCAACTGAATCATCAGGTATGGCTCAATTCGCCGTGTGGACGGCACTTGCGGAAAAAGGCATCGGTGCGTCTCTGCAGCACTACACATCACTGATCGGTGAGGCGGTGACGGCGGAGTGGAAGCTTCCGGCAACATGGGAGATGCATGCACAAATGCCATTTGGAAAGCCACTGGAAAAGTGTGGCGAGAAGACGTACATGCCGGATGAAGAACGCTTTAAGGTGTTTAAATAAAGTGCGTTGATATTTTTACCGTACTTGATCACACACATGTATTCCTCCATGGACTGATCTTATTTACACTCTTGGTGTTATTCACCCTCCTTTAAGCACCAATTTCTTTGCAatacatgcatatacatGTTGGTTTTGGGGCACCTTTATATTGTTATCCaactgctttttttgttcgccaCGCTTTTCCACTTCTTACCTTTTACACACTAGGTTAATTTGGGCACCGCGTGAGGTTAATATGAACAAATGTATGTTTCTCATGTTTTCCCTTCGTTTAGCGAGGCAAATGTATTGAAGAAAGTGTCGTGGTTGGGGTAAGTGGTGTTACACGCACGACGTGTTCGTTACCCACCCTTTCCACCCTCTTCTCATGCTTCTGcacttctttacttttttgttcattcgtttatatacatatatacatatatttatgtgttcTGGCTTCTacgatttttaaaaaacacgTATCGCTACAATTATAAGCGTGTAcgcacttatttttttgttatcgcTCTATATACATGTGGTGCATAATACAAGGTGTCTCATTATCACTAGAGGTTTCTTAGGTACCGTACCCCGGTCATGTAGCATGATGTAGAGGAATGAGAGTCGATATGAATATAATAAATGATGCTTGTAAGGATGATTTGACCAACTACCGCTTTCGTACACGTGTGTATTTTTGCATGCTTGTGTTTTATCTGCTTTGTTTATTGTAACCCATTTAaatcatatttttttgttcacttcTGTTGTCTTTTTGTCACTGTTGAATTGTTCCCATTGAGTTAGCTGAATTTCATTGGTTTTTGGAGTTATCACATGATGTACGTGCTTGTAGCCGTGGCCATGTTGGCAATATTCTTCGCAGCTTTAGTGCTGTTTTTAC
This sequence is a window from Trypanosoma brucei gambiense DAL972 chromosome 7, complete sequence. Protein-coding genes within it:
- a CDS encoding kinesin, putative — translated: MTSQTSAVLVAVRVRPFNSREAPHECTVTVTDPRTITLTDVGQVNRFSTSVSGSMQRHVFTFDKIFWSVPSCVLPLPTTPSGHSQQMPSASSIRLSVADSSPSTHSPSPTESPTVRRSSNSSDASVPCAAPTAEVSVSAITCVRPSFHRLPCFAQTPSCDDQTSVYSFIGPLMYDSVMTGYNSCLFAYGQTGSGKTYSMIGPHDSFSEKGDQRGIIQRLCEDLFDMMRREREEDEGISYNVECSFLEIYCERVRDLLTHTTFHSTNDDYSAPNVTTMGPPSNLRSKTSPSQSLVLTPRQGSSNPSPQLRIRQHPTHGPYVEGLSHVKVRDVEGVMHQLTCGMRERATAETRMNEHSSRSHALLQLNITRVSAVREEEAVVTRTRVCKVSLVDLAGSERISQSGATGDRFEEARNINLSLTTLTRVIMQLTDKQAGKNVVPSYRDSALTWLLSDSLGGNSKTIMLATVAPSAYCYQQTLNTLRFAGVAKTVINVATVNEDQRFQKLITSLREQIVKLTMQVEEGRILDPQNSEMRKLRRDKGELETQLEAMRIKVSKMVPATDLEILRRRVAETEEENTRLHAEKCNLQRQLMTTTTNLREELIRRRSEIVKLQEMLSKKDVEVQEWKRRHHSEVLRGGKATPQSTVQLSRGRAASGGRAASPSGAFKFNNSSKCGMLKTDVASISSDSIVEGDADSGCAAVGELQFRNQQLERRVEKLTESVKEEQKRREDVEKVNHNLRFELRELQKLRDATRGQLEEAQRRLTEKSHALEAAESDLASTRTLLSTERNGSCASEREALLTTQLEDLRVEYLGEKQSNVGLLMRVSHMEQQLFLSQQEAEIKSRDVGELEQMLLEETETSERYYIFQLYYSGEANICHAFHQKILLVKSLEPTNSVGVVTGVARRSSFSDGPNVCVRALRDCECNEGCKRLLLVEEWFNTVLDLAAQRHAMWRWSASALSDEILSLRINFAEGEEKQQRLLRKLETAEISLEEAIAVRNSVQATLSTTVEQCEELKRQVEDLKEELQAQQQRNEMLITRIAEVQAVRDVFGEPSLSVDDPVSGLTLDGRGEEYQRFSRGSGERSLEDLSSEMTLYKERVDMLSAQLESERNRSHDLQVEMERELEIRQQEVQRVKSSCKASLFESTQIVREYEARLQELQDVIETLRTALAEESNNVDIAQEEVRQAKVRHCTLTTELHRVVEVKESLERRLEDTELQFSTIQQEQQKLKREFCEVERRLLDLSQMHEADVYLNVRCGGEDSEWLEKAAREKEAIEQQKRLVQKLNKELLEAITEQKASLLDMDRQIALMQRGATSHNGEANLTQESNGGVSQIQGCIDGEG